In a single window of the Osmia bicornis bicornis chromosome 7, iOsmBic2.1, whole genome shotgun sequence genome:
- the LOC114874283 gene encoding cilia- and flagella-associated protein 300-like — MEIEPNYTFVPLVQKNYLGINDKAIQQHLAKWGIKGNFVIQNFSFNEPFQQYHKYHLAEAFFKDATVSKVLLTKQGNGWIKQGIIATTVEIKPVPCSVLNMSFFNKLKDFENGVIHKSGTICKRYDMEIDGFLISDNLRGMLLDEDCPQYNLYFKDEKEEFIFRIFQLLILGGVLCQYEDVLDPYLEVTKSIYKDLIRVQKDKDSDLSISTLVLEIIAKDNRGQAYFPYDPFHTQNVGFLLVDSVTREITTFLHQFGEYCISE; from the exons atggaAATCGAACCGAACTACACGTTTGTGCCTCTTGTACAAAAGAATTATTTGGGAATTAACGATAAAGCTATACAACAACATCTTGCTAAATG GGGAATAAAGGGCAATTTtgttatacaaaatttttcattcaatgAACCTTTTCAACAGTATCACAAATATCATTTAGCCGaa GCTTTCTTTAAAGATGCTACTGTTTCAAAGGTATTATTAACAAAACAAGGGAATGGTTGGATAAAGCAAG GTATAATAGCGACAACAGTAGAAATAAAACCTGTGCCGTGTTCTGTTTTAAATAtgtcatttttcaataaactAAAAGATTTCGAAAACGGAGTTATACACAAGTCTGGGACCATTTGCAAAAGATATGATATGGAAATAGATGGTTTTCTAATTTCGGATAATCTTAGAGGA aTGTTATTGGATGAAGATTGTCcacaatataatttatatttcaaagatgagaaagaagaatttatatttcgtATTTTTCAATTGCTTATTCTTGGAGGGGTATTATGTCAATATGAAGATGTTTTAGATCCATACCTAGAAGTTACAAAATCTATTTATAAAGATTTAATCAG GGTACAAAAAGACAAAGACTCAGATTTGTCAATTAGTACCTTAGTTTTGGAAATAATAGCCAAAGATAATAGAGGACAAGCATATTTTCCGTATGATCCATTTCATACACAAAATGTTGGATTCTTACTAGTAGATAGTGTTACTCGCGAAATTACAACATTCTTACATCAATTTGGAGAATATTGTATTTCCGAGTGA
- the LOC114874273 gene encoding uncharacterized protein LOC114874273: MRIMSCYFRRLIITALFVTLLFCVIQVLRSELGFADNDLSNLDKLIHISQLIKESNQPSVREGDVACKLPHLDVSNPEITKFLHDVPPLSCTPEDWVILRGSRLVISNRAKKKYGSISCSFSEILRDDDYNVSFMPSVESDDSYVLKHSDFVNVKCESKNGDEWHSVMAGVKDDPQVKEKNRWENVGSKALKLNVLMFGFDSLSRNTFILLEGYNIVGDGTPQALIPILTGKIELELPDTRKRMGLKANYVNVYPMIWNQYKQHGYITGFMEDVHHIGTFTYRLKGFKEQPTDHYMRTFYLAASPYFRYYNKYCVGGIPRHMVMLNYIKEIFNVHKNQPKFMFGFHGELSHDSYNDIGVVDDDLHNWLKDLHEFGHLNNTVLILMSDHGHRFAEIRNTVQGKQEERLPFFSFVFPPWFKKVYPEAYANFLHNTHYLTTPFDVHKTLETILNLEKPKIGNRHERAISLFDKVPLDRTCADAFIEPHWCACLSWQEISVDENNVIAAAKYFIEFLNKYTEDHRDICEPLKLKEILWAAKLIPNKGLLKFQKSGDQDGFIGDFSAKTKLTSEVYQLKVKTKPGDGLFEVSITYDIKKNAFSTKISDVSRINMYGSQARCVENSLYHLRKYCYCKD, encoded by the exons ATGAGGATTATGTCATGTTACTTTCGGCGTCTCATAATAACAGCGTTATTCGTCACGCTGCTGTTCTGTGTCATTCAAGTTCTACGATCAGAATTGGGCTTTGCTGACAATGATCTGTCAAATTTGGATAAATT AATACACATATCTCAATTAATTAAGGAATCCAACCAACCTTCTGTTAG GGAAGGAGACGTGGCTTGTAAGCTGCCACACTTGGATGTTTCTAATCCAGAAATCACAAAATTCTTACACGATGTTCCTCCATTGTCTTGCACGCCTGAGGATTGGGTTATACTTCGTGGTTCAAGACTTGTAATTAGCAACAGAGCAAAGAAAAAATATGGATCCATATCTTGTTCTTTCAGTG AAATTCTCAGAGATGATGATTATAATGTATCATTTATGCCTTCTGTTGAATCCGATGACTCCTATGTTCTGAAACATAGTGATTTTGTTAATGTCAAATGTGAATCAAAAAATGGAGATGA ATGGCACTCTGTTATGGCTGGAGTAAAGGATGATCCTCAGGTGAAAGAAAAGAACCGATGGGAAAATGTTGGAAGCAAGGCCCTTAAATTAAATGTACTTATGTTTGGTTTTGACTCCCTGTCTAGAAATACATTCATAC TCCTAGAAGGATACAATATAGTAGGTGATGGAACACCACAAGCACTCATTCCTATTCTTACTGGAAAAATTGAACTTGAACTACCAGATACCAGAAAACGAATGGGTCTGAAAGCGAATTATGTTAATGTATATCCAATGATATGGAATCAGTACAAACAACATGGATACATAACAGGATTTATGGAAGATGTACATCATATTGGAACATTTACATATCGCTTAAAAGGCTTTAAAGAACAACCGACTGACCATTATATGAGAACGTTCTATTTAGCTGCTAGCCCATACTTTAGATATTATAACAAATATTGTGTCGGAGGCATTCCGAGACATATG GTGATGCTGAAttatattaaagaaattttcaatgttcATAAAAATCAACCAAAATTTATGTTTGGATTTCACGGTGAACTTTCACATGATTCTTACAACGATATAGGAGTAGTTGACGACGATTTACACAATTGGTTAAAAGATTTACACGAATTTGGTCATTTAAATAACACAGTACTTATATTAATGAGTGACCATGGACACAG ATTTGCAGAAATTCGCAATACTGTACAGGGTAAACAGGAAGAAAGATTGCCATTCTTTTCATTTGTGTTTCCTCCTTGGTTCAAAAAAGTATACCCAGAAGCATATGCAAACTTTCTACATAACACGCATTATTTAACAACGCCATTTGACGTACATAAAACATTAGAAACCATATTGAATCTTGAAAAACCGAAAATCGGAAACCGTCACGAAAGAGCTATTAGTTTATTTGATAAG GTACCATTAGATAGAACGTGTGCAGATGCTTTTATAGAACCACATTGGTGTGCTTGCCTTAGTTGGCAAGAAATCTCAGTTGATGAGAATAATGTAATTGCTGCAgctaaatattttattgaattccTTAATAAATACACAGAAGATCATCGCGATATATGTGAACcgttaaaattgaaagaaatattatggGCTGCTAAACTTATACCTAATAAaggtttattaaaatttcaaaaatctgGAGACCAAGATGGTTTTATAGGAGATTTTAGtgcaaaaacaaaattaacaaGTGAAGTTTATCAATTGAAAGTAAAAACTAAACCAGGAGATGGATTATTTGAAGTCAGTATTACTTACGATATAAAAAAGAATGCCTTTTCTACCAAG ATTTCAGATGTTAGTAGAATTAACATGTATGGATCTCAAGCAAGATGTGTGGAAAACTCTTTATACCATTTACGAAAATATTGTTACTGTAAGgattaa